One Jeotgalicoccus saudimassiliensis DNA window includes the following coding sequences:
- a CDS encoding MFS transporter, with product MNKKLIITFTVGIFLLGMMELIVSGILELMSDDLGISHALTGQLITVYAVSFALFGPILIRAAENMQPKLVVLISLVVFIIGNVVFGLANSFMILSLGRVITAMAAAVFIVKVLDMTVVLSEPHVRGKMLALVYMGFSAANVFGIPIGTIIGAQFGWRIIFGLVIILAILVGLGVLMFVRSEALVDNTPEGVQKSRIKSKKNVALYIAVTLSVLVGNYIILGYISPLMTSHGFTLENVSFALLITGIGGMTGTYLGGNLIDKIGPKKTVMLMMAMFLVSLAVMPFLYGTPVLFYINMFVWSLFQWATSPAVQGGLVENVEGSSSNVFSWNMSALNLGIGIGAVIGGLFISNFDISYGPWLGFVIVLCGLIAATQIKPQTV from the coding sequence ATGAATAAAAAACTGATCATTACCTTTACAGTAGGTATTTTCCTGCTTGGTATGATGGAATTAATCGTTTCCGGAATTCTGGAGCTGATGAGTGACGATCTCGGTATAAGTCATGCTCTGACCGGACAGCTGATTACTGTTTACGCAGTCAGCTTTGCTTTGTTTGGACCGATATTAATCCGTGCAGCTGAAAACATGCAGCCGAAACTGGTTGTATTGATTTCACTTGTTGTATTTATAATCGGTAACGTTGTATTTGGTCTCGCCAACTCGTTTATGATACTGTCACTCGGACGTGTAATCACAGCGATGGCTGCAGCGGTCTTTATCGTTAAAGTACTCGATATGACAGTAGTGCTGTCGGAACCGCATGTCCGCGGTAAAATGCTTGCACTTGTCTACATGGGCTTCAGTGCTGCAAACGTGTTCGGGATACCGATTGGTACAATTATCGGCGCGCAGTTCGGCTGGAGAATTATTTTCGGCCTCGTTATCATTCTTGCGATCCTGGTCGGACTCGGTGTGCTGATGTTCGTACGTTCGGAAGCACTTGTCGACAATACACCTGAAGGTGTGCAGAAGAGCAGAATTAAATCGAAGAAAAATGTGGCGCTCTACATCGCAGTTACGCTGTCGGTGCTCGTGGGTAACTACATTATCCTCGGTTACATTTCACCGTTAATGACATCACACGGCTTCACGCTTGAAAACGTGTCGTTCGCATTATTAATTACCGGTATCGGCGGTATGACAGGAACGTATCTCGGCGGTAACCTGATCGATAAAATCGGACCGAAAAAAACGGTTATGCTGATGATGGCGATGTTCCTTGTGAGTCTTGCAGTTATGCCGTTCCTGTATGGTACACCTGTACTGTTCTATATCAATATGTTTGTGTGGAGCTTATTCCAGTGGGCAACATCCCCTGCAGTGCAGGGCGGACTGGTTGAAAACGTCGAAGGCTCAAGCTCGAACGTATTCAGCTGGAACATGTCGGCGCTTAACCTTGGAATTGGTATCGGTGCGGTAATCGGCGGGCTGTTTATCAGCAATTTCGATATCAGCTACGGACCGTGGCTTGGATTTGTTATCGTGCTGTGCGGTCTGATTGCAGCAACACAAATTAAACCGCAGACGGTGTAA
- a CDS encoding dipeptidase — translation MNIIDTHCDALLKLQGDARATHGYFQQERQLNYLNSDELDVNMERRIKGNVKVQFYAIFISPGIPDNEKWQHALEQIDAFYEEVLTMDNMVHIKKLSDIKNLKEHEYGAVLTLEGSDAFGNDLMKLRTLFRLGVLSLGLVWNNGNLVADGVGEKRGTGLSEFGVQVVEECNKNDVLIDVSHLNVEGFKDVIEHGKHVFASHSNVRVIHDHARNLHDDQIEQLIEKGGMINIVFCPPFIGEGNVTIDDLVKHVDKIIELGGEKHIGLGSDFDGIDVFVENLEDASKYGNLIEALRSKYGEEFTEGIASKNFIERFC, via the coding sequence ATGAATATTATTGATACACATTGCGATGCTTTATTGAAACTTCAAGGTGACGCCCGTGCAACGCACGGTTATTTTCAACAGGAGCGGCAGCTGAACTATTTAAACTCGGATGAACTTGATGTGAATATGGAACGCAGAATTAAAGGAAATGTGAAAGTACAGTTTTACGCAATATTCATTTCTCCCGGTATTCCGGATAACGAAAAATGGCAGCATGCGCTGGAACAGATCGATGCATTTTACGAAGAAGTGCTGACGATGGACAATATGGTGCATATTAAGAAGCTTTCGGACATTAAAAATTTAAAAGAACACGAGTACGGTGCTGTGCTGACACTGGAAGGATCGGATGCGTTCGGCAACGATTTAATGAAACTGCGAACACTGTTCAGACTGGGTGTGCTGTCACTTGGACTTGTCTGGAACAACGGCAACCTGGTTGCTGACGGTGTAGGAGAAAAACGCGGCACAGGGTTAAGTGAATTCGGTGTGCAGGTCGTTGAGGAATGTAACAAAAATGATGTACTGATAGACGTCAGTCATTTGAATGTCGAAGGGTTTAAAGATGTGATTGAGCACGGAAAGCATGTATTCGCCAGCCATTCCAATGTACGGGTTATTCACGATCATGCGAGAAACCTGCACGATGACCAGATTGAACAGCTTATTGAAAAAGGCGGCATGATAAATATCGTATTCTGTCCGCCATTTATCGGAGAAGGTAACGTGACGATTGATGACCTGGTAAAGCACGTCGATAAAATAATCGAACTCGGCGGAGAAAAGCATATCGGACTCGGTTCCGACTTCGACGGTATTGATGTATTTGTCGAAAATCTTGAAGACGCATCAAAATACGGTAATTTAATAGAAGCTTTACGTTCAAAATACGGTGAGGAATTCACCGAAGGCATTGCCTCGAAAAACTTTATAGAGCGATTTTGTTAA
- a CDS encoding YjiH family protein, with amino-acid sequence MSRFSTFLKFFIPSVIGVFMFLVPLKIDGDTTVPVAFLASAIIDFITIETITLLTVAVIVISAVFSIIYSWMIKTGSGFMHDVFNTSNFWVILRAIGALFAVLAYAQFGPEMITSENTGAMILHDLQPTLFTVFIIAGFFLPLLLNYGLLEFIGTVFSKIMRPLFTLPGRSTVDNLASWVGDGTVGVILTSKQYEDGYYTKREASVIASTFSVVSITFTIVILDLIGLMHMFGQFYLTIIVAGVAAALIMPRIPPLSKIEDSYYNSESVLEETIPEGYNPISWGYKQAMDKAEKSPGILPLIKEGIKTVFDTWFGVLPVVMAIGTLGTILAEYTPIFAWLGMPFVPLLEMIGIPEAQAMSETIFIGFTDMFLPAILIESVQSDMTRFIVGAMSITQLIYLSEVGGVILGSKIPLGIGKLFVIFLLRTIITLPIVIVAALLIF; translated from the coding sequence ATGTCACGTTTTTCTACATTCTTAAAGTTCTTTATCCCTTCTGTCATCGGTGTGTTCATGTTCCTTGTGCCGCTGAAGATCGATGGAGATACGACTGTTCCCGTTGCCTTTCTCGCGAGTGCCATCATAGATTTTATCACCATTGAAACCATTACACTGCTGACAGTTGCAGTTATTGTTATTTCGGCAGTTTTCAGTATTATATACAGCTGGATGATAAAAACCGGTTCCGGTTTTATGCATGATGTATTTAATACTTCCAACTTCTGGGTTATTTTAAGAGCAATCGGTGCGTTATTTGCAGTACTTGCATATGCACAGTTTGGTCCGGAGATGATTACTTCCGAAAATACCGGAGCGATGATCCTGCATGATCTGCAGCCAACGTTATTCACTGTATTCATCATTGCCGGATTCTTCCTGCCGCTTCTGTTAAATTACGGACTGCTGGAGTTTATCGGTACAGTATTTTCAAAAATTATGCGTCCGCTGTTCACACTTCCGGGGCGTTCGACAGTCGATAATCTGGCTTCATGGGTCGGCGACGGTACTGTCGGTGTCATTTTAACAAGCAAACAATATGAAGACGGTTACTACACTAAGCGTGAGGCAAGTGTTATCGCTTCGACATTCTCGGTTGTGTCCATTACGTTTACGATTGTTATTCTCGATTTAATCGGCCTGATGCATATGTTCGGCCAGTTCTATTTAACAATTATCGTTGCAGGTGTTGCCGCAGCATTAATTATGCCGCGTATCCCGCCATTATCTAAAATTGAAGACAGCTATTACAACAGTGAATCGGTACTTGAAGAAACGATTCCTGAAGGTTATAACCCGATTTCCTGGGGTTACAAGCAGGCGATGGACAAAGCGGAGAAATCTCCAGGTATTCTGCCGTTAATTAAAGAAGGAATTAAAACTGTATTTGATACATGGTTCGGTGTACTTCCAGTCGTTATGGCGATTGGTACACTCGGTACTATTCTTGCAGAATATACACCAATCTTTGCATGGCTCGGCATGCCGTTCGTTCCATTACTTGAAATGATCGGAATTCCCGAAGCACAGGCGATGAGTGAAACGATTTTTATCGGGTTTACCGATATGTTCCTGCCGGCCATTCTGATTGAAAGCGTACAGAGTGATATGACCCGCTTCATCGTTGGTGCAATGAGTATTACACAGCTCATTTACCTCTCTGAAGTCGGCGGCGTGATTCTCGGTTCGAAAATCCCGCTTGGAATCGGCAAACTGTTTGTAATCTTCCTGCTCAGAACAATTATCACATTACCAATCGTTATCGTTGCAGCATTACTTATTTTCTAA
- the tyrS gene encoding tyrosine--tRNA ligase: MTTLLEDLQYRGIVYQMTDEEKINDMLEQEKISLYCGADPTADSLHIGHLVPFLTLRRFQQYGHRPVVLIGGGTGMIGDPSFKADERKLLTEEEVDANVEAIKGQMERIFDFSDDNAAVLVNNKDWLKNISLISFLRDYGKHVGLNYMLSKDAIQSRLETGISYTEFTYTILQAIDFGHLNKEYDVRIQIGGSDQWGNITSGLDLMRRMYGTTNSEGLTIPLITKADGKKFGKTESGNIWLDAKRTSPYEFYQFWLNQRDEDVIKFLKLFTFVEREEIEALKVSVEEEPHLRKAQKRLADEITEFIHGAEGLEEAKKVTEALFSGDIKSLDAAQIKDALKDAPSAEVDGEDSSLVNTLVNAKVSPSRRQAREDIQNGAIYINGERMQDVNHEMTEDDKINGEFTVFRRGKKKYTIVSYK; the protein is encoded by the coding sequence ATGACTACATTATTGGAAGACCTGCAATACCGCGGTATTGTATATCAGATGACTGACGAAGAAAAGATTAACGATATGCTCGAACAGGAGAAAATTTCGCTGTACTGCGGTGCCGATCCGACAGCAGACAGTCTTCACATCGGTCATTTAGTACCATTTTTAACACTGCGCCGTTTCCAGCAATACGGTCATCGTCCGGTAGTATTAATCGGCGGGGGTACTGGAATGATCGGGGACCCTTCATTTAAGGCGGACGAGCGTAAACTTCTGACGGAAGAGGAAGTGGATGCGAACGTTGAAGCAATTAAAGGCCAGATGGAAAGAATTTTTGATTTCAGCGATGACAACGCAGCTGTACTGGTTAACAACAAAGACTGGCTGAAAAATATCAGCTTAATTTCATTCCTGCGCGATTACGGTAAGCATGTGGGACTGAACTACATGCTGTCAAAAGACGCGATTCAGTCACGTCTTGAAACGGGGATTTCATACACGGAATTCACGTATACAATTTTACAGGCAATCGATTTCGGTCACTTAAATAAAGAATACGATGTCAGAATTCAAATCGGCGGATCTGACCAATGGGGCAACATTACGAGTGGTCTTGATCTGATGCGCAGAATGTACGGTACGACGAACTCTGAAGGCCTGACGATTCCGCTGATTACGAAAGCGGACGGCAAGAAATTCGGTAAAACTGAATCGGGCAACATCTGGCTCGATGCGAAACGCACGTCACCATACGAATTCTATCAGTTCTGGCTGAACCAGAGAGATGAAGATGTGATTAAGTTCCTTAAACTGTTTACGTTTGTTGAACGTGAAGAAATCGAAGCGCTTAAAGTATCGGTTGAAGAAGAGCCGCATTTAAGAAAAGCACAGAAGCGTCTTGCAGATGAAATTACTGAATTCATCCACGGTGCAGAAGGACTTGAGGAAGCGAAGAAAGTAACGGAAGCACTGTTCAGCGGAGATATTAAATCACTGGATGCGGCACAGATTAAAGATGCATTGAAAGATGCACCGTCCGCAGAAGTGGACGGGGAAGACAGCAGCCTTGTCAATACGCTTGTTAATGCAAAAGTATCACCGTCACGCCGCCAGGCTCGTGAAGATATTCAAAACGGTGCAATTTACATTAACGGTGAGAGAATGCAGGATGTAAACCACGAAATGACTGAAGATGATAAAATAAACGGCGAATTCACTGTATTCCGCCGCGGTAAGAAAAAATATACGATTGTCAGCTATAAATAA
- a CDS encoding transglycosylase domain-containing protein — protein MDKKNDFIDNIKKMFSRKDPDKKKDKVHGKTAKDKYHNTVARFKKAGSPLRVSFFTAYDTIWNVVLFLLLAFTLLGIFLFSIGLGYFAALVSDEDVLAQEEIHTSLTEMTESTTVTFGSGEELGTLRSDLIRETVDYENISENVTKALISTEDEHFYEHNGVVPKAFLRASLQQVSGGEESSGGSTITQQLVKNQMLTNDPTFDRKATELLLAFRVENILSKEEILEAYLNAVSFGRNANGQNIAGIESAAQGVFNKPAAELNIAESAFLAGLPQNPYAYTPFNQDGSMKEEEFLAAGKNRQEFVLSRMLTEGAITQEEYDQAMEYNIYETMASSVVVPNQNYPFLTDEIERRGVDIIKYILAEQDGISREDVNSTPLINQEYTQKANDAMRNEGYQIETTIDKNIYDTMQDTKNNNFSYYGQRSSLDALNAVEGEEENILNHEVGMVLKDNATGKILGFVGGRDYEESEVNHATQTTRQAGSTMKPLTTFAPAIDRGLIVPDTVLLDEEFSFNGYAPKNYSTEEYGLVSAKHALSNSYNLSTLRLWSEVRNHNPGQYLEQMGLNVSDELLSTISLPLGTNDVSVVDNVDAFSTFGNQGEMTESYMIQSITDPNGEVIYEHQADPTKVFKESTSFLMADMLKESFVTGSVYHIKDYYASVQGVYDWSAKTGTSERFVDSWMVGFNPKVTLGIWMGYDRNIPQVYDTDAEQYHHLYNWRNMAQALSNAAPEQLGAYEQFQQPSSVRTEEFCALTMELEDDCSKSMDKSIKGLIAEDTQFSNKGSLSDPAIQSRMGSAIDGGLSNSDLRGRVTRTYDDRYTVGRSSSSSSKDKDKDKDDDD, from the coding sequence ATGGATAAGAAAAATGACTTTATTGATAATATAAAAAAAATGTTCTCCCGTAAAGATCCGGACAAAAAGAAAGATAAAGTCCACGGAAAAACTGCGAAGGACAAATATCATAATACAGTCGCCCGCTTTAAAAAAGCCGGGTCTCCGCTCAGGGTGTCGTTCTTTACAGCATATGACACTATATGGAATGTAGTTTTATTCTTACTATTAGCATTCACCCTGCTCGGAATATTTCTTTTCAGCATCGGTCTCGGCTACTTCGCAGCACTTGTCTCTGACGAGGATGTGCTTGCACAGGAAGAAATTCATACCAGTCTGACCGAAATGACTGAAAGTACGACTGTAACATTCGGCTCCGGTGAAGAACTCGGAACATTAAGGTCCGACCTGATCCGCGAAACTGTCGATTATGAAAACATCTCGGAGAACGTCACAAAAGCACTGATTTCCACTGAGGATGAACACTTCTATGAACATAACGGAGTCGTTCCAAAAGCATTCCTCCGAGCATCGCTGCAGCAGGTTTCAGGCGGTGAGGAAAGTTCGGGCGGCAGTACCATTACCCAGCAGCTTGTAAAAAACCAGATGCTGACGAACGATCCGACATTCGACCGTAAAGCAACAGAACTTCTGCTCGCTTTCAGAGTCGAAAACATTTTATCGAAAGAAGAAATTCTTGAAGCATACTTAAACGCAGTATCATTTGGCCGTAATGCCAACGGACAGAATATCGCGGGAATTGAGTCCGCGGCACAGGGCGTATTCAACAAACCCGCTGCCGAGCTGAACATTGCCGAAAGTGCATTTTTAGCAGGACTGCCGCAAAACCCGTATGCTTACACTCCGTTTAATCAGGACGGTTCAATGAAAGAAGAGGAATTCCTTGCCGCCGGTAAAAACCGTCAGGAATTCGTACTTTCGAGAATGCTGACTGAAGGTGCCATTACTCAGGAAGAATACGATCAGGCAATGGAATACAATATTTATGAAACGATGGCTTCAAGCGTAGTCGTTCCAAACCAGAATTATCCGTTCCTGACAGATGAAATTGAACGCCGCGGCGTCGATATTATCAAATATATTCTCGCTGAACAGGACGGCATCAGCCGTGAAGATGTCAATTCAACGCCGTTAATCAATCAGGAGTACACTCAAAAAGCGAATGACGCAATGCGTAACGAAGGGTACCAGATTGAAACGACGATCGATAAGAACATTTACGATACGATGCAGGATACGAAAAATAATAACTTCAGCTACTACGGGCAGCGCAGCAGTCTTGATGCTCTGAACGCAGTAGAAGGTGAAGAAGAAAATATTCTGAACCACGAAGTCGGCATGGTTCTAAAAGACAATGCCACAGGTAAAATACTCGGTTTCGTCGGCGGACGTGATTACGAGGAATCGGAAGTTAACCACGCAACACAGACTACACGTCAGGCAGGTTCAACGATGAAGCCGCTGACGACGTTTGCACCGGCAATAGACCGCGGGTTAATCGTACCGGATACAGTGCTGCTGGATGAAGAATTCAGCTTTAACGGCTACGCGCCAAAGAACTACTCTACTGAAGAGTACGGCCTCGTCTCTGCGAAGCACGCACTCAGCAACTCATATAACTTAAGTACATTAAGATTATGGTCTGAAGTCAGAAATCATAATCCGGGACAGTACCTGGAGCAGATGGGTCTGAATGTTTCGGACGAATTACTCAGCACAATTTCACTGCCGCTTGGTACAAATGATGTATCCGTTGTAGACAACGTCGATGCATTCTCTACATTCGGTAACCAGGGTGAAATGACGGAAAGCTATATGATTCAATCAATTACTGATCCAAACGGTGAAGTCATTTATGAACATCAGGCAGATCCGACAAAAGTATTTAAAGAATCCACATCATTCCTGATGGCCGATATGCTTAAAGAATCATTTGTAACAGGTTCTGTTTATCACATTAAAGATTACTATGCATCTGTTCAGGGTGTTTATGACTGGTCAGCGAAGACAGGTACATCAGAACGCTTCGTCGATTCATGGATGGTCGGCTTTAACCCGAAAGTTACATTAGGTATATGGATGGGCTACGACCGTAATATTCCTCAGGTATACGACACCGATGCCGAACAGTACCATCACCTGTATAACTGGAGAAACATGGCACAGGCACTGTCAAACGCCGCTCCGGAGCAGCTTGGTGCATACGAACAATTCCAGCAGCCTTCATCAGTAAGAACAGAAGAATTCTGTGCACTGACTATGGAACTGGAAGACGACTGTTCCAAGAGCATGGACAAGTCAATTAAAGGTTTAATCGCAGAAGATACACAATTCTCGAACAAGGGCTCATTAAGTGACCCGGCAATCCAGTCCCGTATGGGTTCTGCAATTGACGGCGGACTTTCAAACAGCGACTTACGGGGACGCGTCACACGTACGTACGACGACAGATATACAGTCGGCAGATCATCAAGCAGTTCATCTAAAGATAAAGACAAGGATAAAGATGATGACGATTAA
- a CDS encoding formate--tetrahydrofolate ligase, with the protein MAHLTDQEIASKASIQPIQDIAKKAGIPEEALEMYGKYKAKVDINQLEGDKEDSKIVLVSAMNPTPAGEGKSTVTVGLSDAFNKIGKNVMVALREPSLGPVMGVKGGATGGGHAQVLPMEEINLHFNGDLHAITAANNALSAFIDNHIHHGNKLNIDPRRVTWKRVIDMNDRALRQVVVGLGGPTRGVPREDGFDITVASEIMAVLCLSNDIIDLKEKLAKIVFGYTYDKKPVTVGELEVEGALALLLKEAIKPNLVQTMEGTPALIHGGPFANIAHGCNSIIATNTARQLADIVVTECGFGSDLGGEKFMDIKARMGGFKPDAIVLVATIRALKMNGGVAKADLGEANVDALKEGVVNLGKHIENARKFGVEPVIALNDFVTDTDEEREFVLNWCKDQGVRVALTQVWEKGGAGGVELAEQVLEAVEAGNDFHHLYEDELPIADKIEKIVTEVYGGDGVILTDKAKKQIADIEANGWGNFPVCMAKTQYSLSDDPKKLGRPSGFNVTVREVIAKAGAGFVVALTGDIMTMPGLPKVPSANNMDVNADGSSTGLF; encoded by the coding sequence ATGGCACATTTGACTGACCAAGAGATTGCGTCAAAAGCCTCAATACAACCAATTCAGGACATTGCTAAGAAAGCAGGAATCCCTGAAGAAGCATTAGAAATGTATGGTAAATACAAGGCAAAAGTAGACATCAACCAACTTGAAGGAGACAAGGAAGATTCTAAAATCGTACTTGTATCTGCTATGAACCCGACACCTGCCGGTGAAGGTAAATCAACAGTAACTGTTGGCCTAAGTGATGCTTTCAATAAAATTGGTAAAAATGTAATGGTTGCTTTACGCGAACCTTCACTTGGACCTGTAATGGGTGTTAAAGGTGGAGCGACAGGCGGAGGCCACGCACAGGTATTACCAATGGAAGAAATCAACCTACACTTTAACGGTGACCTACACGCGATTACTGCAGCAAATAATGCACTGAGTGCTTTCATCGATAACCACATCCACCACGGCAACAAGTTAAACATTGACCCGCGCCGTGTTACTTGGAAACGCGTTATTGACATGAACGACCGTGCACTTCGTCAAGTAGTTGTCGGCCTGGGCGGACCTACAAGAGGTGTTCCTCGTGAAGATGGATTCGATATTACAGTTGCGAGTGAAATCATGGCTGTACTATGTCTGTCAAACGACATCATCGATCTTAAAGAAAAATTAGCTAAAATTGTATTCGGTTATACGTACGACAAGAAACCTGTAACAGTAGGCGAGCTTGAAGTTGAAGGTGCATTAGCACTTCTTCTTAAAGAAGCAATCAAACCTAACTTAGTACAGACTATGGAAGGTACACCTGCATTAATCCACGGTGGACCATTCGCTAACATTGCACACGGATGTAACTCAATCATTGCAACAAACACTGCAAGACAGCTTGCTGATATCGTTGTAACTGAGTGTGGATTCGGCTCTGACCTTGGCGGAGAGAAATTCATGGATATTAAAGCACGCATGGGCGGATTCAAGCCTGATGCTATCGTTTTAGTAGCAACAATCCGTGCGCTTAAGATGAACGGCGGAGTAGCTAAAGCTGACTTAGGCGAAGCTAACGTTGACGCACTAAAAGAAGGTGTTGTTAACTTAGGTAAACACATCGAAAACGCTCGTAAATTCGGCGTTGAGCCTGTAATCGCGTTAAACGACTTTGTAACTGACACTGACGAAGAAAGAGAATTCGTTCTTAACTGGTGTAAAGATCAGGGCGTACGCGTTGCATTAACACAGGTATGGGAGAAAGGCGGAGCAGGCGGCGTAGAACTGGCTGAGCAGGTATTAGAAGCTGTTGAAGCTGGTAACGACTTCCACCACCTTTATGAAGATGAACTGCCAATCGCTGACAAGATCGAGAAGATCGTTACAGAAGTATACGGCGGAGACGGCGTTATCTTAACAGACAAAGCTAAAAAACAAATCGCTGACATCGAAGCTAACGGCTGGGGCAACTTCCCGGTATGTATGGCTAAGACTCAGTACTCATTATCAGATGATCCTAAGAAACTTGGACGTCCTTCAGGCTTCAACGTAACAGTACGTGAAGTAATCGCTAAAGCAGGTGCAGGATTCGTTGTTGCACTTACTGGTGATATCATGACAATGCCTGGACTTCCTAAAGTTCCTTCAGCTAACAACATGGATGTAAATGCTGACGGTTCTTCAACTGGATTATTCTAG
- the acsA gene encoding acetate--CoA ligase, with protein MKVELYKATDQHANMPDYKTAKDNFSWEEIEKEFSWYESGKVNMAYEAIDKHVDEGHGDKIALHYKLDDDIQSFTFKEMKENSNKAANLLKNAGVKKGDRVFIFMARSPELYFALLGALKIGAIVGPLFEAFMEKAVRDRMENSDASTIVTTPELLPRVPVDELPHLENVIVSGDDVDEKYISYKKEFEKASTEFDIEWLDKEDGLILHYTSGSTGQPKGVLHAQYAMVQQYISGKYVLDLKEDDVYWCTADPGWVTGTSYGIFAPWLNRATNVIVGGRFSPESWYGALEELKVTVWYSAPTAFRMLMGSSDNVVEKYDLSALRHVLSVGEPLNPEVVKWGMEVFNLRIHDTWWMTETGAHMIVNFPSMDIKGGSMGKPLPGVEATIIDDQGNELPPNRMGNLAMKSGWPAMMREIYKNKPKYDSYFIGDWYISGDSAYMDEDGYFWFQGRVDDVIMTAGERVGPFEIESKLVEHEAVQEAGVIGKPDPVRGEIVKAFIALRDGYEPTDELKEEIRVFVKNGLAAHAAPREIEFKDSLPKTRSGKIMRRVLKAWELDLPAGDLSSMDDD; from the coding sequence ATGAAAGTAGAACTTTACAAAGCAACAGATCAACACGCAAACATGCCGGATTACAAAACGGCAAAAGATAATTTCTCATGGGAAGAAATTGAGAAAGAATTTTCATGGTATGAATCAGGAAAAGTGAATATGGCTTATGAAGCTATTGATAAACACGTGGACGAAGGGCACGGCGATAAAATCGCACTGCACTATAAACTGGATGACGACATTCAGTCGTTTACATTTAAAGAGATGAAAGAGAACTCAAATAAAGCGGCCAACTTACTGAAAAATGCCGGTGTAAAAAAAGGGGACCGTGTATTTATCTTTATGGCGCGTTCACCGGAGTTATATTTTGCACTGCTTGGTGCACTGAAAATCGGTGCAATAGTCGGACCGTTATTTGAAGCGTTTATGGAAAAAGCAGTAAGGGACAGAATGGAAAACAGTGATGCTTCAACAATTGTGACTACACCGGAACTGCTGCCGAGAGTACCTGTAGATGAGCTGCCTCATCTTGAAAATGTTATCGTTTCAGGCGATGATGTGGATGAGAAATATATCAGTTATAAGAAAGAATTCGAGAAAGCTTCTACGGAATTTGACATCGAATGGCTGGATAAAGAAGACGGTTTAATTCTTCATTATACAAGCGGTTCAACAGGCCAGCCTAAAGGTGTGCTGCACGCTCAGTATGCGATGGTGCAGCAGTATATTTCAGGTAAGTATGTCCTCGATTTAAAAGAAGACGATGTTTACTGGTGTACAGCTGACCCGGGCTGGGTTACAGGAACTTCATACGGAATTTTCGCTCCGTGGCTGAACCGTGCAACAAACGTTATCGTCGGCGGAAGATTCTCTCCGGAATCTTGGTACGGTGCGCTCGAAGAGCTGAAAGTGACCGTCTGGTACAGTGCACCGACAGCGTTCAGAATGCTGATGGGCAGCAGCGACAATGTCGTTGAGAAATACGATTTATCTGCATTAAGACATGTGCTTTCAGTAGGGGAACCGTTAAACCCTGAAGTTGTTAAATGGGGGATGGAAGTATTCAACCTGCGCATTCACGATACGTGGTGGATGACTGAGACAGGAGCACACATGATCGTTAACTTCCCGTCCATGGACATTAAAGGCGGATCAATGGGTAAACCGCTGCCGGGTGTTGAAGCGACGATTATCGATGATCAGGGGAATGAACTGCCGCCAAACCGCATGGGCAACCTTGCTATGAAATCGGGCTGGCCGGCGATGATGCGTGAAATTTATAAAAACAAGCCGAAGTACGATTCATATTTCATCGGTGACTGGTACATTTCAGGTGACTCGGCATACATGGATGAAGATGGATATTTCTGGTTCCAGGGCCGTGTGGACGATGTCATCATGACAGCAGGAGAACGTGTCGGACCGTTTGAAATCGAGTCCAAACTCGTCGAACATGAAGCGGTTCAGGAAGCGGGGGTTATCGGTAAGCCGGACCCTGTGCGCGGAGAAATTGTTAAGGCGTTTATCGCGCTGAGAGACGGTTATGAGCCGACTGATGAGCTTAAAGAAGAAATCCGCGTCTTTGTTAAGAACGGACTTGCAGCGCATGCAGCGCCGCGGGAAATCGAATTTAAGGACAGCCTGCCTAAGACACGAAGCGGTAAAATCATGAGACGTGTGCTTAAAGCATGGGAACTTGACCTTCCTGCCGGTGACTTATCGTCGATGGATGACGACTAA